The following are from one region of the Ruficoccus sp. ZRK36 genome:
- a CDS encoding carbohydrate binding domain-containing protein has protein sequence MNKLTLPLLFSLPALGFAAALPLVNPGFENSTDGWSFGDAGMSSVSDKAARSGEYGLLVEDQSGAKGSSVRSARLPVEPGKSYQVDFSAKIIGGGGIAVYLEFYDAKGKALTSSKDRTQVLRVIPPQLDGWKEYSVAGTAPEGTATVAVWVHSFSGNTVTAALDDFSVQEVPASAVKEHPSSQSAASKSAAAQPAWTGRSEDLPSFEKKDPAAAFPEMKVYQPDGSAFRQPKEDWEQARQKVKDDPEWAQWYAAKKKEVDAWMAHNKDRAEWEAGWNHEFISPHDNAFLVWTDRVPGEEVDHFMSKTGDRVEITPKLFRSWVGAFRKNHASMMIEAGMLYRLTQDEKYAEWVAAQLDFYADNYMAWEKGVAKRANSWLGYQSLDDAVIISRQADAARLVFDYAGKDRRQNWYENLFKPEAILLGKTFQNIHNIATWQRATQVKIALLYGDKELLKESMDGGRGLRQQFERGVTGEYVWYEQSMGYNGFIIMATESLFTTAALIGEGDAVRREAEIAENLMLAPLSIRFPDGTIPNPADNTGVPRASVTGLAQVYRILPTWIGLVRATTVRNWDTLVDPPEQIADLTGHRAEDLPEVVSRNMESTRFAVLKEGPWQVFFHYGQLNRSHSQAEALNWAASYGDVMITRDFGTVAYGSPASSEYYRQGLAQNVPLVDGNGQAPWHPGKLLAFDAEEGMVEAEQTQYRPNATARRKLRIEGDTLIDEVSVKVTEGEAVPLGLALHLLGEPELSDDFKAVPQEVFTEGRPVPFKYWKDVKAATFEDFVSVPVAYDGGLVLDVEFKGSGPFTLYVGQAPGQPPATHTAFFLDGPSGHEANWTVRMQPHIDHPEPTASPEEEPKERSFWQWLFGS, from the coding sequence ATGAATAAGCTTACCCTACCACTCCTTTTCAGCCTGCCCGCCTTGGGTTTTGCCGCCGCGTTGCCGTTGGTCAACCCGGGGTTTGAAAATAGCACCGATGGATGGAGCTTCGGGGATGCCGGGATGAGCTCGGTCTCGGATAAGGCCGCCCGGAGCGGTGAGTACGGGCTACTCGTGGAGGATCAGAGCGGCGCCAAGGGCAGCAGCGTGCGTTCCGCGCGTCTGCCGGTGGAGCCGGGCAAGAGCTACCAGGTGGACTTCTCCGCCAAGATCATTGGCGGGGGCGGCATCGCCGTTTACCTGGAGTTTTACGATGCCAAGGGCAAGGCGCTCACCAGCTCGAAGGATCGTACCCAGGTGCTGCGGGTCATCCCGCCCCAGCTCGATGGCTGGAAGGAGTACTCCGTGGCAGGAACCGCTCCTGAGGGCACCGCCACGGTGGCAGTCTGGGTGCACTCGTTTTCCGGGAACACCGTGACCGCTGCTCTGGATGATTTCTCCGTGCAGGAGGTGCCTGCCTCTGCGGTGAAAGAGCATCCCTCTTCGCAGAGTGCGGCCAGTAAAAGCGCGGCTGCCCAGCCAGCCTGGACGGGGCGCTCGGAGGATTTGCCGTCCTTTGAGAAAAAGGACCCTGCTGCCGCCTTTCCGGAGATGAAGGTCTACCAGCCTGACGGCTCGGCCTTTCGCCAGCCTAAGGAGGACTGGGAGCAGGCTCGCCAGAAGGTGAAGGACGACCCCGAATGGGCGCAGTGGTACGCGGCCAAGAAAAAGGAAGTCGATGCCTGGATGGCTCACAACAAAGACCGCGCCGAGTGGGAGGCGGGCTGGAACCACGAGTTTATCAGCCCTCACGACAACGCCTTTCTCGTCTGGACGGATCGTGTGCCCGGTGAAGAGGTTGATCACTTCATGAGCAAGACCGGGGATCGCGTCGAGATCACCCCAAAGCTTTTTCGCTCCTGGGTAGGCGCTTTCCGTAAGAACCACGCCTCCATGATGATCGAGGCCGGTATGCTCTACCGCCTGACTCAGGACGAGAAGTACGCTGAGTGGGTAGCCGCACAGCTCGACTTTTACGCGGATAACTACATGGCATGGGAAAAGGGAGTGGCCAAGCGCGCCAACTCCTGGCTCGGCTATCAGAGCCTCGATGATGCGGTCATCATCTCCCGTCAGGCTGATGCCGCGCGGCTGGTCTTCGACTACGCCGGTAAAGATCGCCGTCAGAACTGGTACGAAAACCTCTTCAAGCCCGAGGCTATATTACTCGGGAAAACCTTTCAGAACATCCACAACATCGCTACCTGGCAGCGCGCCACACAGGTTAAGATTGCCCTGCTGTACGGCGATAAGGAGCTGCTAAAGGAGTCGATGGACGGTGGCCGCGGCCTGCGGCAGCAGTTCGAGCGAGGGGTGACGGGCGAATACGTCTGGTACGAGCAGTCGATGGGCTACAACGGCTTTATCATCATGGCGACCGAGTCGCTCTTTACCACCGCAGCTCTGATTGGTGAGGGGGACGCCGTCCGCCGCGAGGCAGAGATTGCCGAGAACCTCATGCTCGCCCCGCTGAGCATACGCTTCCCCGATGGTACGATCCCGAACCCGGCTGATAACACCGGCGTGCCGCGCGCATCGGTGACCGGGCTGGCTCAGGTCTACCGTATCCTGCCGACCTGGATCGGTCTGGTCCGGGCGACGACGGTGAGAAACTGGGATACCCTGGTCGACCCGCCGGAGCAGATCGCTGATCTCACCGGCCATCGTGCGGAGGACTTGCCCGAAGTCGTCTCCCGTAACATGGAGTCGACCCGTTTTGCCGTCCTCAAAGAGGGGCCTTGGCAGGTTTTCTTTCACTATGGGCAGCTGAACCGCTCCCACTCGCAGGCCGAGGCCCTGAACTGGGCGGCCTCCTACGGTGATGTGATGATCACCCGTGACTTTGGCACGGTGGCCTACGGTTCGCCGGCCTCCAGCGAGTACTATCGCCAGGGCTTGGCCCAGAATGTCCCTCTCGTCGATGGTAACGGACAGGCTCCGTGGCACCCGGGTAAGCTCTTGGCCTTCGACGCCGAGGAGGGGATGGTCGAGGCGGAGCAGACCCAGTACCGCCCGAATGCTACGGCCCGGCGCAAGCTCCGCATCGAGGGTGACACACTGATCGACGAAGTCTCGGTCAAGGTGACAGAGGGAGAGGCCGTCCCCTTGGGGCTGGCCCTGCATCTGCTCGGGGAGCCCGAGCTGAGCGACGACTTTAAGGCGGTACCGCAAGAAGTCTTCACCGAGGGCCGCCCGGTGCCCTTTAAGTATTGGAAGGATGTCAAGGCCGCTACATTTGAGGATTTTGTTAGTGTACCCGTTGCGTACGATGGTGGCTTGGTTCTGGACGTAGAGTTCAAGGGTTCAGGGCCATTCACGCTCTATGTCGGGCAGGCTCCGGGGCAGCCTCCGGCGACGCATACGGCCTTTTTTCTCGACGGTCCAAGTGGGCATGAGGCAAACTGGACAGTCCGTATGCAGCCGCATATAGACCATCCGGAACCGACGGCTTCGCCGGAAGAAGAGCCGAAAGAACGCTCCTTCTGGCAATGGCTTTTTGGTTCATAA
- a CDS encoding prepilin-type N-terminal cleavage/methylation domain-containing protein yields the protein MNSYRQLHHKRFSRAGFSLVELLVCIVVIAILTAISIPAVGYLRQSANKSKTAAKLHHLVLGTNLYAADNSGLAPAPRVYRDGTLSYNHAPHYYMVEAYDITLREYVGDRFEALYAPGPLSEDPEGNYDPDVQRAAADPNDFVTFQYFNADASGDNTGRPTAENSLLFKRIIDSPANHAMWGTLTYVTGGRSFGQMEGRSNLRELEGMSAAFPDGSVRWVEFDKLVPFSADGAYLWPDPEYQKK from the coding sequence GTGAATTCATACCGACAACTGCATCACAAGCGTTTCTCGCGTGCTGGCTTTTCGCTGGTCGAGCTGCTGGTATGCATCGTGGTTATCGCCATTCTGACGGCGATCAGCATCCCGGCTGTTGGCTACTTACGCCAGAGCGCGAATAAATCCAAGACGGCCGCCAAGCTGCACCACCTCGTGCTTGGGACAAACCTTTACGCCGCCGACAATAGCGGCCTGGCCCCTGCGCCCAGAGTGTACCGGGACGGGACGCTCAGCTACAATCACGCGCCGCACTATTACATGGTCGAAGCCTACGACATCACGCTGCGTGAATACGTCGGCGACCGCTTCGAGGCTCTTTACGCACCCGGTCCTCTGAGCGAAGACCCGGAGGGCAACTACGACCCGGATGTGCAGCGTGCGGCTGCTGATCCAAACGACTTCGTCACGTTTCAGTATTTCAACGCTGATGCCTCCGGAGACAATACCGGCCGCCCCACCGCCGAGAATAGCCTGCTTTTTAAGCGTATCATAGACTCACCCGCCAATCATGCCATGTGGGGCACGCTGACCTATGTCACCGGTGGCCGCAGCTTTGGCCAGATGGAGGGACGCTCGAATCTGAGGGAGCTTGAGGGCATGAGTGCCGCCTTCCCGGACGGCTCGGTGCGCTGGGTCGAGTTCGATAAGCTCGTTCCGTTCTCCGCCGACGGAGCGTACCTGTGGCCCGATCCTGAGTATCAGAAGAAATAA
- a CDS encoding LacI family DNA-binding transcriptional regulator — MAQMPQRISLSDIARESGYSRAAVSYALRNDSNISKKAREHIQAVAKRMGYRPDPAIAKLMLRLNGERKQSPGSRIAFLNVGNRADFIAETPTLRDFFQSARTRAREHGYDCEEFWLHEPGRSPARLANILEARGIQGILLGSSGQPDTHLNFPLEAFSVVTVGYSITSPRLHRVVTHHYENALLAIRKVREAGYRRIGLIADPQMEPTMHNLHLAAMLAIQHEWPRKECVPPCFGLDKLATWQDKQAPDVVLNGTVRPTSELHTAGLPESIPVVSLVPGEGEPAQAGIHVGYDKLGPIAMNLLADNILHDQFGVPEDSQIIMVNGTWYDHGALQSPASQAIEKTAP; from the coding sequence ATGGCCCAAATGCCCCAACGCATCAGCTTGAGCGACATCGCCCGCGAGTCGGGTTACTCCCGTGCAGCGGTCTCCTACGCCCTGCGCAACGACTCGAACATCTCCAAGAAGGCTCGCGAGCACATCCAGGCCGTAGCCAAGCGGATGGGCTACCGCCCGGACCCGGCGATCGCCAAGCTCATGCTGCGTCTCAACGGCGAGCGCAAGCAGTCGCCCGGCAGCCGGATCGCATTCCTGAATGTCGGCAACCGCGCGGACTTCATCGCTGAGACCCCCACCCTGCGCGATTTTTTCCAGAGTGCCCGCACACGCGCGCGCGAGCATGGCTACGACTGCGAAGAGTTCTGGCTCCACGAGCCGGGACGCTCCCCTGCCCGACTGGCTAACATCCTTGAGGCCCGAGGCATCCAGGGGATTCTCCTCGGCTCGAGCGGCCAACCGGACACCCATTTGAACTTCCCGCTGGAGGCGTTCTCGGTCGTCACAGTCGGCTACTCGATCACGAGCCCGCGCCTGCACCGTGTCGTCACTCACCACTACGAAAACGCGCTGCTGGCGATCCGCAAGGTGCGGGAAGCCGGTTACCGCCGTATTGGGCTCATCGCCGACCCTCAGATGGAGCCGACCATGCACAACCTTCACCTGGCTGCCATGCTCGCCATCCAGCACGAGTGGCCCCGCAAGGAGTGCGTGCCGCCCTGCTTCGGTCTCGACAAGCTCGCTACCTGGCAGGACAAACAGGCCCCGGATGTCGTCCTCAACGGCACAGTCCGCCCCACCTCAGAGCTCCATACGGCCGGCCTGCCGGAAAGCATCCCGGTGGTTTCACTGGTCCCCGGTGAAGGCGAGCCCGCTCAAGCTGGCATCCATGTCGGCTACGATAAGCTCGGCCCCATCGCGATGAATCTGCTGGCCGATAATATCCTGCACGACCAGTTCGGTGTCCCCGAGGACAGCCAGATCATCATGGTCAACGGCACCTGGTACGATCATGGCGCTCTGCAATCTCCAGCCTCTCAGGCCATAGAAAAGACTGCTCCTTAG
- the lpxA gene encoding acyl-ACP--UDP-N-acetylglucosamine O-acyltransferase, protein MSKTTAEPHIHPTAIIEEGAQLAEGVSVGAYAYIGAEVKLGAGTVIAHHATIEGYTQMGRDNQVFPYAYIGAKTHDLKFKGGNPGLKIGDRNVFREYTNVHLATNDEEFTVVGNDNVILAYSHIAHDCIIGDRLVMSSHSALGGHVVVGDHVVVGWGVGVHQFCRLGAHVMVGACSKVVQDVPPYMIVDGNPGEVRTINKVGLERRGFTADQIELIRGMYRLFYRQGLNRSQALEQLRAHEKVTDPLVAAMLEFTARSDRGFS, encoded by the coding sequence ATGAGCAAGACAACGGCTGAACCCCATATCCATCCTACCGCTATTATCGAAGAGGGCGCCCAACTGGCCGAGGGCGTCAGCGTTGGCGCCTACGCCTATATCGGCGCGGAGGTTAAGCTGGGGGCAGGGACCGTTATCGCTCATCACGCGACCATCGAAGGCTATACCCAGATGGGCCGCGATAATCAGGTCTTTCCCTACGCCTACATCGGGGCCAAAACGCACGACCTGAAGTTCAAGGGCGGCAATCCCGGCCTGAAAATCGGGGACCGTAATGTCTTTCGCGAGTACACGAATGTCCACCTCGCTACGAACGACGAGGAGTTCACCGTAGTCGGTAACGACAACGTCATCCTCGCCTACAGCCACATCGCGCACGATTGCATCATCGGCGACCGTCTGGTGATGAGCAGCCACTCTGCCCTCGGCGGGCATGTTGTGGTGGGCGACCATGTCGTCGTCGGCTGGGGCGTGGGCGTGCACCAGTTCTGCCGTCTCGGGGCACACGTCATGGTGGGCGCCTGCTCAAAGGTGGTCCAGGACGTCCCCCCGTACATGATTGTCGATGGTAACCCCGGGGAAGTGCGCACGATCAATAAGGTTGGGCTCGAGCGTCGTGGCTTCACCGCTGATCAGATCGAGTTGATCCGTGGCATGTACCGCCTCTTTTACCGTCAGGGGCTGAATCGCTCTCAAGCACTGGAACAGCTCCGGGCCCATGAAAAGGTGACGGATCCGCTCGTGGCGGCCATGCTGGAGTTTACCGCCCGCAGTGACCGCGGTTTCAGCTAA
- a CDS encoding bifunctional UDP-3-O-[3-hydroxymyristoyl] N-acetylglucosamine deacetylase/3-hydroxyacyl-ACP dehydratase translates to MKQRSILRDASIKGKALHTGEEVNLTLKPAPANHGIVFRRVDLYGKPEIKPDVSLVSELVRNTTISTGHTKIHTIEHVLSALNGMAVDNVLIEMDASEPPILDGSAKHFVNLIQEAEPVELDAEREYLELTEPVSVTNGSSSLIALPYDGLKITCTSADDRGIHTQHVSMEIDPDSYVAQIAPARTFTIYEDIEELLKLGKIQGGSLDSAIVIKGDKILSKEPLRFKDEFARHKILDVVGDITLLGKPLKAHIIAVRTGHALNAKLCQAIVKSQQKPKSKGPERGPQQVLPSESELDIRRILDTLPHRYPFVMIDRVLEITDNGDRLVAMKNVTYNEPYFLGHFPGQPVMPGVLQVEAMAQAAGILMLRRISSENKIAFFMSCDKVKFRRAVVPGDQMVIEMRLTKNRGNRIGVAEGICKVNGKVVSSAELMFTIAEAGGDM, encoded by the coding sequence ATGAAGCAACGCAGCATCCTCCGAGACGCCAGTATCAAAGGCAAAGCCCTGCACACCGGCGAGGAAGTTAACCTCACCCTCAAGCCCGCCCCCGCCAACCACGGGATCGTTTTCCGCCGCGTTGACCTCTACGGCAAGCCGGAGATCAAGCCCGACGTCTCGCTCGTAAGCGAGTTGGTCCGTAATACGACGATTTCCACCGGCCACACAAAGATCCACACGATTGAGCACGTCCTGAGTGCGCTTAACGGGATGGCCGTGGATAATGTCCTGATCGAGATGGATGCCAGCGAGCCCCCGATCCTTGACGGCTCCGCCAAGCACTTTGTCAACCTGATCCAGGAGGCCGAGCCGGTCGAGCTGGATGCCGAGCGTGAATACCTGGAGCTGACTGAGCCGGTCTCCGTCACCAACGGCAGCAGCTCGCTGATTGCGCTGCCCTACGACGGCCTGAAGATCACCTGCACCAGTGCCGACGACCGCGGTATCCACACCCAGCATGTCTCGATGGAGATCGACCCGGACAGCTATGTGGCGCAGATCGCCCCGGCCCGGACCTTTACCATTTACGAGGACATCGAGGAGCTGCTCAAGCTGGGCAAGATCCAGGGCGGCAGCCTCGACTCGGCCATCGTGATCAAGGGCGATAAAATCCTCTCCAAGGAGCCCCTGCGCTTCAAGGACGAGTTCGCCCGGCACAAGATCCTCGATGTGGTCGGGGACATCACTCTGCTGGGTAAGCCTCTCAAGGCACACATCATCGCCGTGCGCACCGGTCATGCCCTCAATGCCAAACTCTGCCAGGCCATCGTTAAGAGCCAGCAAAAGCCCAAGTCCAAAGGCCCCGAGCGTGGCCCGCAGCAGGTGCTTCCCAGTGAGAGCGAGCTGGATATCCGCCGCATCCTGGACACGCTTCCGCACCGCTATCCCTTTGTCATGATCGACCGCGTACTGGAGATCACCGATAACGGTGACCGCCTCGTGGCGATGAAAAACGTGACCTACAATGAGCCTTACTTCCTCGGTCACTTCCCGGGCCAGCCCGTCATGCCGGGCGTTCTCCAGGTCGAGGCCATGGCTCAGGCCGCAGGCATCCTTATGCTTCGCCGGATCAGCTCGGAGAACAAGATCGCGTTCTTCATGAGCTGCGACAAGGTCAAGTTCCGCCGTGCCGTCGTGCCGGGTGACCAGATGGTGATCGAGATGCGCCTGACCAAGAACCGCGGTAACCGCATCGGCGTGGCCGAGGGCATCTGCAAGGTCAACGGCAAGGTTGTTTCCTCCGCCGAGCTGATGTTCACCATTGCCGAAGCCGGTGGTGATATGTAA
- the efp gene encoding elongation factor P, whose amino-acid sequence MASPTEIRKGRVLTYQDVPHLVLDMQHRTQGRQAGFVQVTLRNLNTGSSTNVKFRSTDSVEFCHTSTAKLEYSYIDDMGYHFLDPESFEDSVLPSEICESIAKFLIENKVYDILLVDDKPVEVNLPAAVEIKVIDAPEGIKGDTASNVQKPVTTETGLVVQVPLFIKQGEIIRVSTESGDYLGRA is encoded by the coding sequence ATGGCATCACCGACTGAAATCCGCAAAGGACGCGTCCTGACCTACCAGGATGTACCGCACCTCGTACTGGACATGCAGCACCGCACGCAAGGCCGCCAGGCTGGCTTCGTGCAGGTCACCCTGCGCAACCTGAACACCGGCTCGTCCACCAACGTGAAATTCCGCTCGACCGACAGCGTCGAGTTCTGCCACACCTCGACGGCCAAGCTCGAGTACTCGTACATCGACGACATGGGCTACCACTTCCTGGACCCTGAAAGCTTTGAAGACTCCGTCCTGCCCTCAGAAATCTGTGAGTCGATCGCCAAGTTCCTGATTGAGAACAAGGTGTATGACATCCTGCTCGTCGATGACAAGCCGGTCGAGGTCAACCTCCCCGCCGCCGTCGAGATCAAGGTCATCGACGCCCCCGAAGGCATCAAGGGCGACACCGCCAGCAACGTGCAAAAGCCCGTCACCACCGAAACCGGTCTGGTCGTGCAGGTCCCGCTCTTTATCAAGCAGGGCGAAATCATCCGCGTCAGCACCGAGTCCGGCGACTATCTCGGTCGCGCCTAG
- a CDS encoding SGNH/GDSL hydrolase family protein, with the protein MSDDSYPVIREKIEWCRTWVPDCDQAELSIPRVLLIGDSITMGYGPEAAELLKGEASVAWLGTSRFPADPAFMDQLELMFRYDTFDAIHFNNGLHGFDYDEAVYDKLYRSTVKALREMTPGLPWVLVTSTPVRAKTPAADSADVSEFPAPELLPRNARVIQRNETVTSLAQELGLPVNDLYAAMINHPEYVNPDGVHYNDEGKRYQGQVVADCIRQHLIAR; encoded by the coding sequence ATGAGTGACGATTCTTACCCTGTTATCCGTGAAAAAATCGAATGGTGCCGCACTTGGGTGCCTGATTGTGACCAGGCCGAGCTGAGCATACCGCGTGTGCTGCTGATCGGCGATTCCATTACCATGGGCTACGGGCCGGAGGCGGCTGAGCTGCTCAAGGGTGAGGCCTCCGTGGCCTGGCTGGGGACATCGCGTTTTCCGGCGGACCCGGCCTTTATGGACCAGCTAGAGCTGATGTTCCGGTACGATACCTTTGACGCTATCCACTTTAATAACGGGCTGCATGGCTTCGACTACGATGAGGCGGTCTACGACAAACTGTACCGCAGCACCGTCAAGGCGCTCCGGGAGATGACGCCCGGCCTGCCGTGGGTGCTCGTGACCAGTACGCCGGTCCGGGCCAAGACCCCTGCTGCCGACAGTGCAGATGTGAGCGAGTTTCCCGCTCCCGAGCTGCTTCCGCGCAATGCGCGTGTCATCCAGCGCAATGAAACGGTGACGTCTCTGGCGCAGGAGCTGGGGCTGCCCGTCAACGACCTGTACGCGGCGATGATCAACCACCCCGAGTATGTCAATCCGGACGGGGTGCACTACAACGACGAGGGAAAACGCTATCAGGGGCAGGTCGTGGCGGACTGCATTCGCCAGCATCTGATCGCCCGCTGA
- a CDS encoding thymidine phosphorylase, whose amino-acid sequence MAEKTLLASRKFIKPSFSYLIEKKRDGGEFNEDEIRFIVDSILDKEMPEFQMAALAMAIYFQNMSAQETATFAEEMMLSGEVIDLSKITKPKIAKYSTGGVGDKTSLVLTPLAAACGVVMPAMNGVDENFVISTLDKLSAVPKFKAGIELKDFVKQLKTVNCAIVQQHPEIAPVDGILYELRQNTATIQSLPLITGSILSKKLAEGAEGLVVDVKWGNGSFVKDLEQAKQLARSITRVGRSMKRRCVALVTDMNQPLGDTVGTALELREAIELLKGEGPEDLKELVLKLGMEIVRLAGVAGSTLSAKQTVQKHLKDGSALEKFKEMLAAQGGDTSVIDDPDKFPTAKYIRKLPAPKRGYVHTINAGMIARGVQILASSSKKGAKMDPAVGVSEIKKVGTQVKQGEPLMMIHYNDESKLESALEYLRSAYRLAPKRPNPPELIVERVA is encoded by the coding sequence ATGGCAGAGAAAACCTTACTTGCGTCGCGGAAGTTCATCAAGCCCTCTTTTTCGTATCTGATCGAGAAAAAACGGGATGGAGGAGAGTTCAACGAGGATGAGATCCGCTTCATTGTCGATTCTATTCTGGATAAGGAGATGCCCGAGTTCCAAATGGCCGCATTGGCCATGGCTATCTACTTCCAAAACATGTCCGCTCAGGAGACGGCCACTTTTGCCGAGGAGATGATGCTTTCCGGTGAGGTCATCGACCTGTCCAAGATCACCAAGCCGAAGATCGCCAAGTACTCCACCGGTGGCGTCGGCGACAAGACCTCGCTCGTGCTGACGCCTTTGGCGGCTGCCTGCGGCGTTGTCATGCCCGCCATGAACGGCGTGGACGAAAACTTCGTCATCAGCACCCTCGACAAGCTCTCGGCTGTCCCGAAATTTAAGGCCGGCATCGAGCTCAAGGATTTTGTCAAGCAGCTCAAGACCGTTAACTGCGCCATCGTGCAGCAGCACCCGGAAATCGCTCCGGTGGACGGCATCCTCTATGAACTGCGCCAGAACACGGCGACCATCCAGAGCCTGCCGCTCATCACCGGCAGCATCCTCAGCAAAAAGCTGGCGGAAGGAGCGGAAGGTCTCGTCGTTGACGTGAAGTGGGGCAACGGTTCCTTCGTCAAGGATCTGGAGCAGGCCAAGCAGCTCGCCCGCAGCATCACCCGTGTGGGCCGCAGTATGAAGCGCCGCTGCGTGGCACTCGTTACCGATATGAACCAGCCGCTGGGCGACACGGTCGGTACCGCTCTGGAACTGCGTGAGGCCATCGAACTGCTCAAGGGTGAAGGCCCCGAGGACCTGAAGGAACTCGTGCTCAAGCTCGGGATGGAAATCGTCCGCCTCGCCGGTGTTGCCGGTTCGACACTCTCGGCCAAGCAGACCGTGCAGAAGCACCTCAAGGATGGCTCGGCTCTAGAAAAGTTTAAGGAAATGCTCGCCGCTCAGGGTGGCGACACCTCCGTCATCGACGATCCGGATAAATTCCCGACCGCCAAGTACATCCGCAAGCTGCCCGCTCCCAAGCGCGGCTACGTGCACACCATCAACGCTGGCATGATCGCCCGCGGTGTGCAGATCCTCGCCTCTTCGAGCAAGAAGGGCGCGAAGATGGACCCGGCTGTCGGTGTTTCCGAGATCAAGAAGGTCGGCACCCAGGTCAAGCAGGGTGAGCCGCTCATGATGATCCACTACAACGATGAGTCCAAGCTGGAGAGTGCTCTGGAGTACCTGCGCAGCGCCTACCGCCTCGCTCCCAAGCGCCCGAATCCGCCGGAACTCATCGTCGAGCGCGTCGCCTAA